One segment of uncultured Fretibacterium sp. DNA contains the following:
- a CDS encoding sodium:solute symporter family protein, producing MNVNVSLCILIGYALLLSAITWKASKIQAAGEGKMLNYLMAGQQLPTGLVAVMLAGLAIGGASTVGVAEHAYTAGFSAGWYNGAWAAGGLFVGLFLAARFRRMSQHTVPEMMGAAFGPKTRLVGVVAQLLIMMTITALQYVAGGAILASMLPGLFTLKTGMIASATVFIAITLTGGYWASGLTNVVNVVIIYVGIFTALWGGVRGFGGVENILKALPEGKAWFDPVEGIGSAILAAWMAVMITMACSTQAAVQIALSARDERSARNGFLLGALLIFPAGFLCSLFGIMAASQFPGLPNPTLALPTIAAHISPLIGGLFLAGLWAADVSTAVGLLMGSSTLLMQDVLNHLPLRSERADSGLLMSRFAVLFVSACSFVLSLTVVGILKTLTSGLAITTSFTLLILANLYAPRLCKRSAGVLTILASLVVWALWTWVPATRVGPHLIFLEWPVCLAVFALCAILDPRPAGRLVPDGGEAAVRGRTALES from the coding sequence ATGAACGTCAACGTATCGCTGTGTATTTTGATTGGGTATGCCCTGCTGCTGTCGGCCATCACCTGGAAGGCGTCGAAGATCCAGGCCGCCGGAGAGGGAAAGATGCTGAACTACCTCATGGCGGGGCAGCAGCTCCCCACGGGCCTGGTTGCGGTGATGCTGGCTGGGCTGGCGATCGGTGGAGCCTCGACGGTCGGCGTCGCGGAGCATGCCTACACGGCGGGGTTCTCCGCCGGATGGTACAACGGCGCATGGGCCGCAGGCGGCCTCTTCGTCGGGCTCTTCCTGGCCGCGCGGTTCCGCCGCATGAGCCAGCACACGGTTCCGGAGATGATGGGAGCGGCCTTCGGCCCCAAGACCCGGCTCGTCGGCGTCGTGGCCCAGCTTCTGATCATGATGACGATCACCGCGCTTCAATACGTCGCGGGCGGCGCCATCCTTGCGTCCATGCTTCCGGGACTCTTCACCCTCAAGACCGGCATGATCGCCTCGGCCACCGTCTTCATCGCCATCACCCTTACCGGAGGCTACTGGGCCAGCGGACTCACCAACGTCGTCAACGTCGTCATCATCTACGTCGGAATCTTTACGGCACTCTGGGGCGGAGTGCGCGGTTTCGGCGGGGTCGAGAACATCCTGAAGGCCCTGCCCGAGGGAAAGGCCTGGTTCGACCCCGTGGAGGGCATCGGCTCCGCCATTCTGGCAGCCTGGATGGCCGTCATGATCACGATGGCCTGTTCCACACAGGCCGCCGTCCAGATCGCCCTGTCGGCCCGGGACGAGCGCTCCGCGCGCAATGGGTTCCTTCTCGGGGCCCTGCTGATCTTTCCCGCCGGTTTCCTGTGCTCCCTGTTCGGGATCATGGCCGCGTCGCAGTTCCCCGGCCTTCCGAACCCCACCCTGGCCCTGCCCACCATCGCGGCGCACATCAGCCCCCTGATCGGAGGGCTCTTCCTGGCCGGACTGTGGGCCGCGGACGTCTCCACCGCCGTAGGGCTTCTCATGGGCAGCTCCACGCTCCTGATGCAGGACGTGCTGAACCATCTGCCCCTCCGTTCCGAACGCGCGGACTCGGGCCTTCTCATGTCCCGGTTTGCTGTCCTGTTCGTCAGCGCCTGCTCCTTCGTCCTCTCCCTGACGGTGGTCGGCATCCTCAAGACGCTCACCTCGGGGCTGGCCATCACGACCTCCTTCACCCTGCTGATCCTGGCCAACCTCTACGCACCGCGCCTCTGCAAGCGCTCCGCCGGGGTCCTCACCATCCTGGCCTCCCTCGTCGTCTGGGCGCTCTGGACCTGGGTCCCCGCAACGCGCGTCGGCCCGCACCTGATCTTCCTGGAATGGCCCGTCTGCCTGGCAGTATTCGCCTTGTGCGCCATCCTAGACCCCCGTCCGGCCGGTCGTCTGGTGCCGGACGGCGGAGAAGCGGCCGTCCGGGGACGCACCGCGCTGGAGAGCTAA